From a single Vicinamibacterales bacterium genomic region:
- the cysT gene encoding sulfate ABC transporter permease subunit CysT, producing MSRRRVMPGFGLSLGFTLFYVCLLVLIPLSGVVLKARGLTWAQFVAAVTSERAIAACTLSVGAAFAAAVVNAGFGLLVAWVLVRYTFPGRRLVDACVDLPFALPTSVAGIALTAVYAPTGWLGQRLAPLGIQVAFTRLGVMVALTFIGLPFVVRAVQPVLEDLDPELEEAACSLGASRWQTFRRVLLPALLPALLTGFTLAFARALGEYGSVVFISGNIPMRTEVVTLLIVARLEQFDYAGATAIASMMLGLSFLVLLAINLLQAWSRRRGALA from the coding sequence ATGAGTCGGCGTCGGGTGATGCCGGGGTTCGGCCTGTCGCTCGGGTTCACGCTGTTCTATGTCTGCCTGCTCGTGCTGATTCCCCTGAGCGGTGTCGTGCTGAAGGCGCGGGGCCTGACCTGGGCGCAGTTTGTCGCGGCCGTGACGAGCGAGCGGGCGATAGCCGCATGCACGCTCTCGGTGGGGGCCGCGTTCGCGGCGGCGGTCGTGAACGCCGGTTTCGGCCTGCTCGTCGCCTGGGTGCTGGTGCGCTACACGTTCCCGGGACGACGGCTCGTCGATGCCTGTGTGGACCTGCCCTTCGCCCTGCCGACCTCGGTGGCGGGCATCGCGTTGACGGCGGTGTACGCCCCGACCGGATGGCTCGGGCAGCGCCTGGCTCCGCTCGGTATCCAGGTGGCGTTCACCCGGCTGGGGGTGATGGTGGCGCTCACCTTCATCGGCCTGCCGTTCGTGGTCCGTGCCGTGCAGCCGGTGCTCGAGGACCTGGATCCCGAACTCGAAGAGGCGGCCTGCAGCCTGGGCGCGAGCCGCTGGCAGACGTTCCGGCGTGTGCTGCTGCCGGCGCTGCTGCCGGCGCTGCTCACCGGCTTCACGCTCGCGTTCGCGCGGGCGCTCGGCGAATACGGCTCCGTGGTGTTCATCTCGGGAAACATCCCGATGCGCACCGAGGTGGTGACGCTGCTGATCGTCGCACGGCTCGAGCAGTTCGACTACGCCGGCGCGACGGCGATCGCGTCGATGATGCTGGGGCTGTCGTTTCTCGTGCTCCTCGCCATCAACCTCTTGCAGGCCTGGAGCCGCCGGCGGGGTGCCCTCGCATGA
- the cysW gene encoding sulfate ABC transporter permease subunit CysW translates to MKAATGRPTEPAVVRWGLTAIALSFLMCFLFVPLAAVFAQAFSEGLRAYWAAIVEPTALAALRLTAITALVAVPVNTLFGLAAAWAIARFEFPGRGVLITLIDLPFAVSPVVSGLIFVLMFGLHGLFGPWLVAHGIRIIFAVPGILLATLFVTVPFVARELIPVMQEQGSEEEQAALALGASGWQMFWRVTLPNIRWALLYGVVLLNARAIGEFGAVSIVSGHIRGQTNTAPLHVEILYNEYNFAAAFSVASVLALMALVTLVAKSIIGRRRT, encoded by the coding sequence ATGAAGGCGGCGACGGGACGTCCGACCGAGCCGGCGGTGGTCCGCTGGGGATTGACCGCCATCGCGCTGTCGTTCCTGATGTGCTTCCTGTTCGTGCCGCTTGCCGCCGTCTTCGCGCAGGCGTTTTCGGAGGGGCTCCGCGCGTATTGGGCCGCGATCGTCGAGCCCACGGCCCTCGCCGCCCTCCGGCTGACGGCGATCACCGCGCTCGTCGCCGTCCCGGTCAATACGCTGTTCGGTCTCGCGGCCGCCTGGGCCATCGCGCGGTTCGAGTTCCCGGGCCGCGGCGTGCTCATCACGCTCATCGACCTGCCCTTCGCGGTCTCGCCCGTGGTCTCGGGATTGATCTTCGTGCTGATGTTCGGTCTGCACGGCCTGTTCGGGCCATGGCTGGTCGCCCACGGCATCCGGATCATCTTCGCGGTGCCCGGCATCCTCCTGGCGACGCTCTTCGTGACCGTGCCGTTCGTCGCGCGCGAACTGATCCCCGTGATGCAGGAACAAGGCTCCGAGGAAGAGCAGGCGGCGCTCGCGCTCGGGGCGAGCGGCTGGCAGATGTTCTGGCGCGTGACCCTGCCCAACATCCGCTGGGCACTCCTCTACGGGGTCGTCCTGCTGAACGCCCGGGCGATCGGCGAGTTCGGCGCCGTGTCGATCGTGTCGGGGCACATCCGCGGTCAGACGAACACCGCCCCGCTGCACGTGGAGATTCTGTACAACGAGTACAACTTCGCGGCGGCGTTCTCGGTGGCCTCCGTGCTGGCGTTGATGGCCTTGGTCACGCTGGTCGCGAAGAGCATCATTGGACGGAGAAGGACATAG
- a CDS encoding sulfate ABC transporter substrate-binding protein, with protein sequence MWLASVLAGLGLAGSAAAQTTLLNVSYDPTREFYQDINAAFAKVWQATGGGVLTVNQSHGGSGKQARSVIDGLEADVVTLALAYDIDAIQQQGLIAPGWQKRLASNSTPYTSTIVFLVRKGNPRNIRDWDDLVKPGIAVIMPNPKTSGGARWNYLAAWGFARTRPGGDENKARDFVGRLVRNVPVLDSGARGATTTFVQRGIGDVLVTWENEALLAVEKIGKGQVSVVVPSVSILTEPPVAVVDRVADRRGTRRAAQAYLEFLYTPQAQEIAARHHFRPRNADVLARYRATFPTVKMLTIDADFGGWARAQKTHFDDGGTFDAIYRR encoded by the coding sequence ATGTGGCTCGCGTCCGTCCTGGCGGGCCTCGGACTCGCGGGATCCGCTGCCGCACAAACCACGTTGCTCAACGTGTCGTACGACCCGACCCGCGAGTTCTACCAGGACATCAATGCCGCGTTCGCCAAGGTCTGGCAGGCCACGGGCGGCGGCGTGCTGACCGTCAACCAGTCGCACGGCGGGTCCGGCAAGCAGGCCCGGTCGGTCATCGACGGTCTCGAGGCCGACGTGGTCACGCTCGCGCTCGCCTACGACATCGACGCCATCCAGCAACAGGGTCTCATCGCGCCCGGCTGGCAGAAGCGGCTGGCGTCCAACAGCACACCCTATACCTCCACGATTGTGTTCCTCGTCCGCAAGGGGAATCCGAGGAACATCCGCGACTGGGACGACCTCGTGAAACCGGGCATCGCCGTCATCATGCCGAACCCGAAGACCTCCGGTGGGGCCCGCTGGAACTACCTGGCCGCGTGGGGATTCGCGCGCACCCGTCCGGGGGGCGACGAGAACAAGGCTCGTGACTTCGTCGGACGTCTCGTGCGGAATGTCCCGGTGCTCGATTCCGGCGCCCGCGGGGCGACCACCACGTTCGTGCAGCGGGGAATCGGCGATGTGCTCGTCACCTGGGAGAACGAGGCGCTGCTGGCCGTCGAGAAGATCGGCAAGGGCCAGGTGTCGGTCGTCGTGCCCTCGGTGTCCATCCTGACCGAGCCTCCCGTGGCCGTCGTCGACCGTGTGGCCGATCGGCGAGGCACGCGCCGCGCCGCCCAGGCGTACCTCGAGTTCCTCTACACCCCGCAGGCCCAGGAGATTGCGGCGCGCCATCACTTCCGCCCGCGGAATGCCGATGTCCTCGCGCGGTACCGGGCGACGTTCCCCACCGTGAAGATGCTGACCATCGACGCGGACTTCGGGGGCTGGGCACGCGCACAGAAGACCCATTTCGACGACGGGGGGACGTTTGATGCGATTTACCGGAGGTAG
- a CDS encoding nodulation protein NfeD — translation MRQPGPIGIRVLLLLLVLVTSAGVAAVAPPTVPVVYSADVDALIHPVSAEFMVDAMDRADRDHAALIVFTLRTPGGLLDSTRTIITRMLAAKTPVAIFVGPSGGRVASAGFLITIAADVAAMAPGTHIGAAHPVEGSGEKVDETMARKMASDVAAAARTWATGRGRNAQLADEAVRESRSFTEQEALTAKPPLIDLIARDVPDLIRQLDGREIRRFDGSPVALRTAGARVVPLEMNWRQRLLSALAHPNIAYLLLSLGMLGLTIEFWHPGAILPGVAGGICLLLAFFTFQILPINYAGVLLILFGVALLVLEVKVPSHGALSLGGISSLLFGSLMLMDTRAPELRVSLSVILPVVGSLSAILIMLVRLGIASQRRQPTTGAAGMIGEKAVVLTEITPDTPGRVRAHGEIWAAVADESLAVGEAAAVTAVDGLTLTVRKHAPRGRGDE, via the coding sequence GTGCGTCAACCGGGCCCGATCGGGATCCGCGTGCTCCTGTTGCTCCTCGTGCTCGTGACCTCCGCCGGCGTGGCGGCCGTGGCGCCGCCGACGGTCCCGGTGGTCTACTCGGCCGACGTCGATGCGCTCATCCATCCCGTGTCGGCGGAGTTCATGGTGGATGCCATGGACCGGGCCGACCGCGACCACGCCGCGCTCATTGTCTTCACGCTGCGGACGCCGGGCGGCCTGCTCGATTCCACGCGCACGATCATCACCCGCATGCTCGCCGCGAAGACCCCCGTCGCCATCTTCGTCGGCCCGTCCGGCGGCCGTGTCGCATCCGCGGGCTTCCTGATCACGATTGCCGCGGACGTCGCGGCGATGGCGCCCGGGACGCACATCGGCGCCGCGCACCCGGTCGAAGGCAGCGGCGAAAAGGTCGATGAGACGATGGCCAGGAAGATGGCGTCCGACGTGGCGGCGGCCGCCCGGACGTGGGCCACCGGCCGCGGCCGGAACGCCCAACTGGCCGACGAGGCGGTCCGCGAAAGCCGGTCGTTCACCGAGCAGGAGGCGTTGACGGCCAAGCCGCCACTCATCGATCTGATCGCCCGCGACGTTCCGGATCTGATCCGGCAGCTCGATGGACGCGAGATCCGGCGGTTCGATGGCAGCCCTGTCGCGCTGCGCACCGCGGGCGCCCGCGTGGTGCCGCTCGAGATGAACTGGCGCCAGCGCCTCCTCAGCGCGTTGGCGCATCCGAACATCGCCTACCTGCTGCTCAGCCTCGGCATGCTCGGCCTCACCATCGAGTTCTGGCACCCGGGGGCGATCCTGCCGGGAGTCGCCGGCGGGATCTGCCTGCTACTCGCGTTCTTCACGTTCCAGATCCTGCCCATCAACTATGCCGGCGTCCTGCTGATCCTGTTCGGCGTCGCGCTCCTCGTTCTCGAGGTGAAGGTCCCGAGCCACGGTGCCCTGAGCCTCGGCGGGATCTCCAGCCTGCTGTTCGGATCGCTGATGCTGATGGACACGCGCGCGCCGGAACTGCGCGTGAGCCTGTCGGTCATCCTGCCGGTCGTCGGCAGCCTCTCGGCGATTCTCATCATGCTCGTGCGGCTCGGGATCGCCTCGCAGCGCCGGCAACCGACGACGGGCGCCGCCGGGATGATCGGCGAGAAGGCCGTCGTGCTGACGGAGATCACACCCGATACACCGGGACGCGTCCGTGCGCACGGCGAGATCTGGGCCGCCGTCGCCGACGAGTCATTGGCCGTCGGCGAGGCGGCGGCGGTTACGGCGGTGGACGGGCTGACCCTCACGGTTCGCAAACACGCTCCACGGGGACGAGGTGACGAATGA
- a CDS encoding tetratricopeptide repeat protein, translating into MIFCRALSILTCLLGLVAPVAQAATGRDQVLVVPFENARHEARLHWLTEASAVLVTGHLEALGQRVLSRDDRLQAFDRLQLPPAASLSEATIIRVGQLLGASQVILGYFTVEEGRLTVKARVIRLDTGRMDPEVVDGGPLADVFAVYERLARKLGPPAAQAGSTGRFEAPPLPVFEDYIKGLLADSSAGQVRFLESALRKAPTYDPARLALWQAFTARGDHASAASAALAVAPGSAYSARARFLSALSRIRLKQYDDAFQALKALLDESPTAAVYNNLGVIQSRRAPTAQAGKATYYFNKAAEWDREDPDCAFNLGYAYWLDRDPQAALYWLKETVRRNPADGDAHFVLGMALQSTGAAIEGEREKELARQLSSRYAEWERRPNAATEPVPKGLERLREDIAAPRLALVDAALVPAGLKDQQDEASFHLERGKRLFQEDRDHEAIEELRRSLYLSPYQPDAHLLLGRLYLRTGRLHESLLALKIAIWSRDSAAARAVLGEVYLQSKDIAAAREQLKNALSLDPQSADARRLAEKLGGK; encoded by the coding sequence ATGATTTTCTGCCGCGCGCTCTCGATTCTCACGTGCCTGCTCGGCTTGGTGGCGCCGGTGGCGCAGGCCGCAACGGGCCGGGATCAGGTTCTCGTCGTTCCCTTCGAGAACGCCCGGCACGAAGCCCGTCTCCACTGGCTCACCGAAGCGTCGGCGGTCCTCGTGACCGGCCACCTGGAGGCGCTCGGGCAGCGGGTGCTCTCACGTGATGACAGACTGCAGGCGTTCGATCGTCTCCAGTTGCCACCGGCGGCGTCCCTGAGCGAGGCGACCATCATCAGGGTCGGGCAACTCCTCGGCGCCTCGCAGGTCATCCTTGGCTACTTCACGGTCGAGGAAGGGCGGCTGACGGTGAAGGCTCGAGTGATTCGCCTGGACACCGGCCGCATGGACCCGGAGGTCGTCGATGGCGGGCCATTGGCCGACGTGTTCGCCGTCTACGAGCGGCTGGCGCGAAAGCTGGGACCGCCGGCCGCGCAGGCCGGATCGACCGGTAGGTTCGAGGCGCCACCCCTTCCGGTCTTCGAGGATTACATCAAAGGGCTGCTGGCTGACAGTTCCGCCGGGCAGGTCCGCTTCCTCGAATCCGCCCTGCGCAAGGCGCCGACGTACGACCCCGCTCGGCTGGCGCTCTGGCAGGCGTTCACTGCCAGGGGCGACCACGCCAGCGCCGCGAGTGCGGCCCTCGCGGTCGCGCCCGGGTCGGCGTACTCGGCACGGGCCCGTTTCCTGTCGGCGCTCTCGCGGATCCGCCTCAAGCAGTACGACGACGCGTTCCAGGCGCTGAAGGCGCTCCTCGACGAGTCGCCGACCGCCGCCGTGTACAACAACCTCGGGGTGATCCAGTCCAGACGCGCCCCGACGGCCCAGGCGGGCAAGGCCACCTACTATTTCAACAAGGCTGCCGAGTGGGACCGCGAGGATCCGGACTGCGCGTTCAATCTCGGCTACGCGTACTGGCTCGATCGCGATCCGCAGGCCGCGCTCTACTGGTTGAAGGAAACCGTCCGCCGCAACCCGGCCGATGGCGATGCGCATTTCGTCCTCGGCATGGCCTTGCAGAGCACCGGCGCTGCGATCGAAGGAGAGCGGGAGAAGGAACTCGCGCGCCAGCTGTCGTCCCGCTACGCCGAGTGGGAGCGCCGGCCGAACGCGGCGACCGAGCCGGTGCCGAAAGGGTTGGAGCGGCTGCGCGAGGACATCGCCGCGCCGCGCCTTGCGCTCGTGGATGCGGCGCTCGTGCCGGCGGGACTGAAGGACCAGCAGGACGAGGCGTCGTTCCACTTGGAGCGCGGGAAGCGGCTGTTCCAGGAGGACCGGGACCACGAGGCGATCGAAGAATTGAGACGATCGCTCTACCTGTCACCGTACCAGCCGGACGCGCACCTGCTGCTCGGGCGGCTGTATCTGCGCACGGGGCGCTTGCACGAATCGCTGCTTGCGCTCAAGATTGCGATCTGGAGTCGCGACTCGGCGGCCGCCCGGGCGGTACTCGGCGAAGTCTATCTCCAGTCGAAGGACATCGCCGCGGCGCGTGAGCAGTTGAAGAACGCGCTCTCGCTCGATCCTCAATCGGCGGACGCGAGACGGCTGGCAGAGAAGCTCGGCGGCAAATAG
- the lnt gene encoding apolipoprotein N-acyltransferase: MLALSFPRFGHSALAWIALAPLLASLTVVVRRRAAAPRHSSRRAFTLGLLSGFVYFVGTIYWTSQVMSQYGDLPTWVAVLLMLALAAYLALYPAIFAVVIERLRRAFGPAALLLAPAVWVTTELARTYVFTGFPWVVLGYSQATVLPIAQLASLVGVYGVSALVVLVNVAFVASALASARWRWWAVGVTVVAVAGTALWGSARIADGALTRSGTPFRVALVQGNVAQDQKWDQARAATILQTYLDLSLGASARGARLIIWPESSLPFLFQEDPAAGDALRLLAFRTHSYLLFGSDQIERQFTPPRYFNSAFLLDPAGTVAGVYRKMHLVPFGEYVPVKRLLFFAGPLVAAVSDFSAGEQMVMMPVAGHPTSTAICYEVVYPDLARQATARGSQLLTTITNDAWFGRSSAPWQHFEQATLRAIEQGRYLARAANTGISGIVDPYGRVVLRSGIFEQAVLVGEIRFLTDRTVYARTGDLFAYLCAILTLGALLVAARSSSAWRPVLRDR; encoded by the coding sequence TTGCTGGCCCTCAGCTTCCCGCGGTTCGGGCACTCGGCGCTGGCGTGGATCGCGCTTGCGCCGCTGCTTGCGAGCCTGACCGTCGTCGTGCGCCGACGCGCCGCGGCGCCACGCCACTCGTCCCGGCGAGCCTTCACCCTTGGTCTTCTGTCGGGCTTTGTGTACTTCGTCGGCACCATCTACTGGACCAGCCAGGTGATGTCTCAGTACGGTGATCTGCCCACGTGGGTTGCCGTGCTCCTGATGCTGGCCCTCGCCGCGTACCTCGCGCTCTATCCGGCGATCTTCGCGGTGGTCATCGAGCGACTCCGCCGCGCGTTCGGCCCGGCGGCGCTGCTCCTGGCACCCGCCGTATGGGTGACGACGGAACTGGCTCGGACATACGTGTTCACCGGTTTTCCGTGGGTGGTGCTCGGATACAGCCAGGCGACCGTGCTGCCCATCGCACAACTGGCCAGCCTGGTCGGGGTCTACGGCGTGTCGGCGCTCGTCGTCCTCGTCAACGTCGCGTTCGTCGCGTCGGCGCTGGCCAGCGCGCGCTGGCGGTGGTGGGCCGTCGGCGTGACGGTTGTTGCCGTGGCCGGCACGGCGCTCTGGGGAAGCGCGCGGATCGCCGATGGGGCCCTGACGAGGAGCGGCACGCCATTCCGCGTCGCGCTCGTCCAGGGGAACGTGGCCCAGGATCAGAAATGGGATCAGGCGCGCGCGGCGACGATTCTCCAGACGTATCTCGACCTCTCGCTCGGAGCGTCCGCCCGGGGTGCGCGGCTCATCATCTGGCCGGAGTCCTCATTGCCGTTCCTCTTCCAGGAGGATCCGGCGGCCGGCGATGCGCTCCGGCTGTTGGCGTTCCGGACGCACAGCTACCTCCTGTTCGGGAGCGATCAGATCGAGCGGCAATTCACGCCGCCTCGGTACTTCAACTCGGCCTTCCTGCTCGATCCGGCCGGCACCGTGGCGGGCGTGTACCGGAAGATGCACCTGGTGCCCTTCGGCGAATACGTTCCAGTCAAGAGGCTGTTGTTCTTCGCCGGGCCGCTCGTCGCGGCGGTCTCGGATTTCTCGGCGGGCGAGCAGATGGTGATGATGCCGGTCGCCGGACATCCGACGAGCACGGCGATCTGCTACGAGGTCGTGTACCCTGATCTCGCGCGCCAGGCGACGGCACGCGGCAGCCAGTTGCTGACGACGATCACCAACGACGCGTGGTTCGGGCGGTCGTCGGCACCGTGGCAGCACTTCGAGCAGGCGACGTTGAGGGCGATCGAGCAGGGACGGTATCTGGCCCGTGCCGCGAACACCGGCATCAGCGGCATTGTCGATCCCTACGGCCGCGTCGTCCTCCGCTCCGGCATCTTCGAGCAGGCCGTGCTCGTGGGGGAGATCCGCTTTCTGACCGATCGCACCGTCTACGCGCGGACGGGGGATCTCTTCGCGTATCTCTGCGCCATCCTGACACTCGGCGCCCTGCTGGTGGCCGCGCGTTCGAGCAGCGCGTGGCGGCCGGTACTGCGTGACCGTTAG
- a CDS encoding SPOR domain-containing protein produces the protein MTDEGFHEIQLNGKQLIFLLMIATVVLVVAFLLGVMVGRGVRSEKDRLTGDVLAQTAPATTDAAAVPAPAAPPATPVVPPPAASAPPQPADEDLSYYGRLEGQTAPAESLKAPGGKAKVASGQPAKPAAPAPTGGEAVPVTAAPSWQSEPSGAGWALQIAAIRDRSEAEAVVKRLSGKGYNVYVMPPTGKGATVYRVRVGKFKTRREADTAKRRLEKEEQFKPWITR, from the coding sequence ATGACAGACGAGGGCTTCCACGAAATACAGCTGAACGGGAAGCAACTGATCTTCCTGTTGATGATCGCGACTGTCGTCCTCGTCGTGGCGTTCTTGCTGGGCGTCATGGTGGGCCGGGGCGTCCGGTCGGAGAAGGACCGGCTGACGGGCGACGTGCTCGCGCAGACAGCGCCGGCGACGACCGATGCAGCTGCGGTTCCGGCCCCCGCGGCGCCCCCCGCGACGCCGGTCGTTCCGCCGCCGGCGGCGTCGGCTCCGCCGCAGCCGGCTGACGAGGATCTCAGTTACTACGGACGCCTGGAAGGGCAGACGGCTCCCGCAGAGAGCCTCAAGGCCCCTGGCGGCAAGGCGAAGGTCGCGTCGGGCCAGCCCGCGAAGCCTGCGGCACCGGCGCCGACCGGTGGCGAGGCGGTGCCGGTCACGGCGGCCCCATCGTGGCAGAGTGAGCCCTCCGGCGCGGGTTGGGCCCTGCAGATTGCCGCCATCCGCGACCGCTCGGAGGCCGAGGCCGTCGTCAAGCGGTTGTCCGGCAAGGGCTACAACGTGTACGTGATGCCGCCGACCGGCAAGGGCGCCACGGTGTACCGCGTGCGGGTCGGCAAGTTCAAGACGCGGCGCGAGGCCGACACGGCCAAGCGTCGCCTCGAAAAAGAAGAGCAGTTCAAGCCCTGGATTACGCGCTAG
- the prfB gene encoding peptide chain release factor 2 (programmed frameshift), producing MAIALEELVRKYQDLAKRSSELRSYLDRSAPRDELTRLETDISRPDFWNNQADAQKILQRRRRLEQEIEIIEALRKRQEDLSVLVEWAEQGEDVSRELSEGLDALTADVEAAETKKLLGGEHDQKNAIVTIHPGAGGTESQDWAEMLLRMYLRWVERRGFHREIMDYQPGDEAGIKSATLTIAGDYAFGLMAAEAGVHRLVRISPFDQAARRHTSFASVYVWPELPDDVEVEIDEKDLRIDTYRSSGHGGQHINVTDSAIRITHLPSGIVVTCQNERSQGRNRDSAMKVLRSRLYDLKMKEQQAKLDHLGGEKRDIAFGSQIRSYVLHPYQMIKDHRTKEEVGDVNRVLDGDIDAFIKAYLKQKAAGTLGQAGVEGEAE from the exons ATGGCCATCGCGCTCGAAGAACTCGTCCGCAAGTACCAGGATCTCGCCAAGCGCTCGTCCGAGCTGCGGAGCTATCTT GACCGCTCGGCACCGCGCGACGAGCTGACCCGCCTCGAGACGGATATTTCCCGGCCCGACTTCTGGAACAATCAGGCCGACGCGCAGAAGATCCTGCAGCGCCGCCGCCGCCTCGAGCAGGAGATCGAGATCATCGAAGCGCTCAGGAAGCGGCAGGAGGACCTGTCGGTGCTCGTGGAATGGGCCGAGCAGGGCGAGGATGTCAGCCGGGAGCTGAGTGAAGGGCTCGACGCGCTGACCGCTGATGTCGAGGCCGCGGAGACCAAGAAGCTCCTGGGCGGTGAGCACGACCAGAAGAACGCGATCGTCACGATCCATCCGGGGGCCGGCGGGACCGAGTCCCAGGACTGGGCCGAGATGCTGCTGCGGATGTACCTCCGATGGGTCGAGCGCCGCGGGTTCCACCGCGAGATCATGGACTACCAGCCGGGGGACGAAGCGGGGATCAAGAGCGCGACATTGACGATCGCCGGCGACTACGCCTTCGGGCTGATGGCGGCCGAAGCGGGTGTCCATCGACTGGTGCGGATCTCGCCGTTCGACCAGGCCGCTCGGCGCCACACATCGTTCGCTTCGGTCTACGTCTGGCCCGAGTTGCCGGACGATGTGGAGGTGGAGATCGACGAGAAGGACCTGCGTATCGACACGTACCGATCGAGCGGGCACGGCGGCCAGCACATCAACGTGACCGATTCGGCCATCCGCATCACGCACTTGCCGTCGGGGATCGTGGTCACGTGCCAGAACGAGCGGTCGCAGGGACGGAACCGGGATTCGGCGATGAAGGTGCTGCGCTCCCGGCTGTACGACCTGAAGATGAAGGAGCAGCAGGCGAAGCTGGACCACCTCGGCGGCGAGAAGCGGGACATTGCCTTCGGGAGCCAGATCCGCAGCTACGTCCTCCACCCGTACCAGATGATCAAGGATCACCGGACGAAAGAGGAGGTCGGGGACGTCAACCGGGTGCTGGACGGCGACATCGACGCGTTCATCAAGGCCTACCTGAAGCAGAAGGCGGCGGGGACGCTCGGGCAGGCGGGCGTCGAGGGTGAGGCCGAGTAG
- a CDS encoding Rrf2 family transcriptional regulator: protein MLTRKSKYGLKALLLLAREYARGPILASELAGREGIPEKFLQMILLDLKRRGIVKSKRGHGGGYQLARDPQTIHFGEVLRVLDGPLALTPCVSQTAYQRCEECADERRCGIRLVMKDVRDRTARILEGATLAGVNAEVDRSVRRRRPRR, encoded by the coding sequence GTGCTGACCCGGAAGTCGAAGTACGGCCTGAAGGCGTTGCTGCTCCTGGCGCGTGAGTACGCGCGGGGGCCGATCCTGGCGTCGGAGCTGGCCGGGCGGGAGGGGATTCCGGAGAAGTTCCTGCAGATGATCCTGCTCGACCTGAAGCGCCGCGGGATCGTGAAGAGCAAGCGCGGGCACGGCGGCGGCTACCAGCTCGCGCGGGATCCGCAGACGATCCACTTCGGCGAGGTCCTGCGGGTGCTCGACGGTCCGTTGGCACTCACGCCGTGCGTGAGCCAGACGGCCTACCAGCGCTGTGAGGAGTGCGCGGACGAGCGGCGCTGCGGGATCCGGCTCGTGATGAAGGACGTCCGGGACCGAACGGCGCGGATCCTGGAAGGGGCGACGCTGGCGGGCGTCAACGCGGAAGTGGACCGGAGCGTCCGGCGCCGGCGTCCCAGGAGATAG
- a CDS encoding slipin family protein has translation MMALPPVMLFLLIVVIYLLSAIKILAEYERGVIFRLGKLLPQPKGPGVILVFSPLDRMVRVSLRTIVMDVPPQDVITRDNVSVKVNAVVYFRVMDPRRAIVEVENYHYATSQLAQTTLRSVLGQVDLDDLLSERERLNQRLQQILDLHTDPWGIKVSAVEVKHVDLPPDMQRAMARQAEAEREKRAKIIHAAGELEASEKLAQAASVMAVEPMTITLRYLQTLTEIASEKNSTIVFPLPIELINLLGRAGASETGGRLASGGARPQQAAE, from the coding sequence ATGATGGCGCTTCCGCCGGTCATGCTGTTCTTGCTCATTGTCGTGATCTATCTGCTCAGCGCAATCAAGATCCTCGCTGAGTACGAACGCGGGGTCATCTTCCGTCTCGGCAAGCTCCTGCCGCAGCCGAAGGGCCCGGGCGTGATCCTGGTCTTCAGCCCGCTCGATCGGATGGTTCGCGTCAGTCTGCGGACGATCGTCATGGACGTGCCGCCGCAGGACGTCATCACGCGCGACAACGTGTCGGTCAAGGTCAACGCCGTCGTGTACTTCCGCGTGATGGATCCGCGCCGGGCCATCGTCGAGGTCGAGAACTACCACTACGCCACCTCGCAGCTCGCGCAGACGACGCTGCGGAGCGTCCTCGGTCAGGTCGATCTCGACGACCTGCTGTCGGAGCGCGAGCGACTCAACCAGCGGCTGCAGCAGATCCTCGATCTACACACCGATCCGTGGGGAATCAAGGTGTCGGCCGTCGAAGTGAAGCACGTCGATCTGCCCCCCGACATGCAGCGCGCGATGGCGCGCCAGGCGGAAGCCGAGCGCGAGAAACGTGCTAAGATCATCCACGCCGCCGGCGAGTTGGAGGCCTCCGAGAAGCTCGCACAGGCGGCCAGCGTCATGGCCGTCGAGCCGATGACCATCACGTTGCGGTATCTCCAGACACTCACCGAGATCGCCTCGGAGAAGAACTCCACCATCGTCTTCCCGCTGCCGATCGAGTTGATCAACCTGCTCGGGCGCGCCGGGGCGTCCGAGACCGGTGGGCGGTTGGCATCCGGTGGAGCACGTCCGCAACAGGCCGCTGAATAG